The window GCCCCGTGCTGCCGTCGAACCTCGACAGGTAACGCCGTCTGTCGAGCTGTCATCGGTGTGGCGAtgccttgacttgcgagtgGCCCAGTTGACCAGGTTTTCGAGTTACAAGCCATAGCTTGgtcgattttttgctttgtgataTGAGAGGCACGCTGACCCTTGgacagtttttggtttttgttaacAAGACAAGCGGCCGATCAGAAAACACTCGCAGCGTGGGGCAGACGCGACGGCTCGTGTTACTGTGCTACTAGCTTATGTCGACGATTGTGTGTTCTGTGTGTCTTCAGCCAAACGATCAGCGCCCCGTCTTCCAGACCTGCCGGCGCGTTGTCAGAATCCCCCCTTCGCCGCACGCCCGTTGCGGTACAGGCGAGCGTAGGACGTCGAGAGCAGAGCCCGTGTGCCGGGAGGTGGCAGGAGCTTCCAAAGAGGCAGGAGAGGCATCGGGAGCACAGTGGAcaggtacctttttttttttttttttccacgaggATTCACACTTGTTGGTGTCACCCACCTGAACGTGGTCTGCTCAGATTTCCAACCctcatcccccccaaaaaagtccaattagagatgttttttgtttcctcatttgaGTGACTAACTATTGCTCTCTGTTGGCAACTGGAAGCAACTGCCTGCCGAGTAGCTTCCTTCAATCCGACGAATTCTAGCGACGAGTATCCATGTAAACATGTGGATGACAGAGCCAAAAGGGCCGAGAATTAGCATTCGGTGACTGCAGACGTCCAGCACGGCTGAAAAGTGCTCAATACGAGTGTGGCTACGGTAAAAAAAGCACGTTTGCGTCCAGACCTTGGTTTTAAAGTCATGGGTCGGTTCACATCCATCAACTTCATTGTAAACGTTAACATATTTAATtactttaaaaatcaaacaaaaaaactgtcaattGTTGGCAGTAAATTTACTCCAAAATTCAAACGAAATAATAATcgcatttgttattgctttgactCAGTCGGACGATTTACACGgtgatagtttaaaaaaaacctcccaaTAATAAATGATCACGCTGCCATGTTGCTCACGTTCACATGATTCTGTTCCACCAAGTTTGTTCAAaagccagaagctgagctgcagtgCATTTGTTTACGGTGCAGACACTTACGGTTTGGCACTGAAAAACCGTAATAGAAATGAATTTACCAGTACATCCAGTCACGACCCACCTGGCccaaatgaaaaatactttctTGCGTCTGCATCTTTATTGGGATCCTGACCAAAATGTAAAAGGTGTCTCTTGGGAAGCACTGCGTGGGTTTAGCAATAACTTCGAAGAAGAGGGAGTTTTAGCTTCAGTATCTGCCACTCATAGCCTTTGTCCTCCATGTTTCAGGACGACAATGTGTCCCGCTGCTCCAAGTCCGACAGCTTGTCCAGTCAAGACAGTCTGGAGAACGAAGAAGCGGCCAAAAGCGCCGTCCTGCAATACTCCGAAAAGCCCCTCCAAGACCTCAAATGCCCCAACGACCCGCATCCTGTGTCGTCGGCGCCCGGGCCCACCTTGGTCGCCGTGAAGCCACACTTCCACAGGTTGCCCGTGGACCTCAACTACAACCTGCCCACCCAGAAGGAAACCCGTGCCTCAATGAATAACCTCAACAAGTTCTCAGCGGACATCGACGTTTGGAAGCACATGAACACGGCAAGTCCAAAGTGCCGCCAAAGTCAAGAATCCAGCGGGTCAAAGACCTCGTCGCCCGCAGCCTGCCGAGTCCAATTCATGAAAGGCATCCTTAAAACTCTGCCCGGCGAAACACCGGCAGAATCCCCGCAGGTTCACGCTAACGCCGTCAAACCCGTTCAGTTTTTGGTGTGCGACAGCATCGAAGTCGCCAGGGCCAGGTCCAGGTCCAAGGCCGCCGAATACAAAAATGCCTCCAAGAAGCTGCGCTGGCTCGACGAGGAGGCGGGGGTAACCAGTGGAGTGCGACCCACAGATGCCCAATCCCAGGCGTGGGCAGATGTCGGGGTTCAAGTCAGCGCCGGCGTGGCGGACCACTCGGCCGGGGTCGGGGCAAGTCCGGTTTCCTCGGGCTTTGTCGCCCAATCCCCGGTCCCGGTGGCCGGGATCCGGGGGGAGTCGCGGACCGCGTCGAAGCACGGGAGCCCCACGAAGGGCCCGTACGGCGGGGACCAGGCCCGTGTCAGCCATCAGCTCGCTCCTCCGCCTCCCGAGGAGGTTCCGCACAAGGACACGCAGCGACTTATGACGGGCGACGCACGCTTGCCGTCCTCATTTAGCCGCCCCGCGCCCGAGAGCAGCTGGAAAGCCTCGCCCGCTTTCGGCCATCCCGCGACGCCGGGGGGCGGCGGCAGAGGGCGAGGGGCGTCATACGGGGGGAAAGTGTTAGACCGCACCCCCACGGACTCAGACATCTATCAGCTCTGCCAGGATGTCCGCAGCGCCTTCATCAGCGCTGCGGGACAACGCCAGGAcccttcattaggtacacctgcactgtGTAAGGACATCCAATGCAAGAGTTGTATTCGCCTTCCTGTTATGTTGCAGGTCAAGTGTCCAGACCAAATTGCCAAACAATCAGAGCGCTACTAATTTAATTGAACAACACCTTTGTGGTTGTAAGCGGTGCCGACGTGTTTCTAATATTCGGATCCCCCCCGTGTCACCGATGAGTGACACCCGACAGTACGATGCCATTGTGCACCACTGCAAACGACGACTGTACAATGAATCGGTGTTAATCAAAAGTGAGCGTTGTCGATAAGTGTTGGTTGCCGAGTGTCTGTGTGACGCGACCATGAACGTGCAGAATCCTCAGTCCGTTTTTAAAGATTGCCACGTAGTTGACAAGTTCATTGACAATTGTGTCTTCATGTGACATTTGCCTCAGTTGTCTCAGAAAAAGCCGGGACCCCCTGCTGTCAGGCTTTGACGAGCGGGCGGGCCGGTAACAAATCCGGTGCGGATCAGAACCGACGACCTTCCGGTTCGACCGATAAAAAACCTCCGGAATTCTTCAAGGTAGATACACACTTGAAGTTTTCTTTTATgctggtttatttttgtattttgggggggattgcCAATGTAAAATGAagagaatgaataaataatacatggaTTCTTGTGCTGTGGCCGGCCAGTGAGTGCCTGTTGCCAAGATTCTGCACTATATCACAAATGTAAACCTTTCAGATGACTTGTCTCCATGCTACAAATCCAGTCGGACCGTCTCCCAAAGGGCATTTCACGGAGCAGCCAAACAAAGGTCGCTAGGGAACAAAGGGTCAAGTCCAGACTATGAAGTCACCGATTGGATTGAATGCGTTTTTCTGTCACAGGCCCTGTCAAAACTGCCAGCCAGCGCCGTCTGACCGATACGTACTCTTGCGGGCCGCCGGAGGAGCGGGTTGGCAAACCGCAGAGGACGACCTCGCGGCCACATCGGCAGCAGTACCGGCGCCGACCCCCGGCGGCGACGTCCATCTCCGTGGAGGAGCAGAGAATCTTTCAGTCTCTGGACCGACTCAACTGCCAGCTGCACCGCAAAAGTGGTTTGCACTGACCAGCGTCTGGACTGAAGTCTTAACATCGCAGCACGATGGCAGCTGGATCGCTTTATGTAGCACAAAGCTTCCAGGTGAAAACGGGTTCCGCTACCTTCAAACCGAGTGTGCCTTATAGAAGAACATTAAGAAGCAGAAGCAGAATTCAAAATTATGACTAAACTAACTTTGACAGTTTAGCCATCACTCAATAGGGAGGATTaccttttcattcaaaaaaaaaaacaccgcagGTTCGAGTGAGTGGCCGATTCCAACGCATTGTggattttttgtgtgaaatctcGATCTAGCGATCTCGTGTTATGCTGTTTTATAGCGGTTGACATTAATATAAGTACTGTGCAGCATTGAAAACAGATGATGAAGATTTCAGCAGTCTCAAGGAATTGCTATTCTCTTAaggctctgattggctgctggtATAACCTTCTCCAATCGAACACTTTGGGGTTTTAAGCATTATGATGACACCCAAGCATCCTACACGATGGCAAGACATAACTGAATTGCCACTTCAACCTAGCTGTGTAAGTCCATCCTATGTAGCATTTTGACCTTTGACACCGGCTACCTCTGACAGTCTTCCGCATCCGAGAAAAGTGggaaattgaacattttcacgTTCCGACCTGGAAAAGTGCATTGGAATACTGCGCAATGTTGGAGTTCCTTGGGTCGAACGGATGTAAATCATCACACAACAATAATAGCAAACGagacatatattatatatatatattattaatattcagCGCTATTTGTGGGGGATAGGCACAAATTGACGACCCCTCTAAAATG of the Phyllopteryx taeniolatus isolate TA_2022b chromosome 8, UOR_Ptae_1.2, whole genome shotgun sequence genome contains:
- the cep126 gene encoding centrosomal protein of 126 kDa isoform X4, whose protein sequence is MSSLQQERDALLDEQKVNRERARRCVRETNRRCRDLREKQRLWVLQEQRRREEVLQRRRQKFQDVTEHFQRAYLPPSQRPTQCERLTAGRDDPDLEDALGQIRGPVLPSNLDSQTISAPSSRPAGALSESPLRRTPVAVQASVGRREQSPCAGRWQELPKRQERHREHSGQDDNVSRCSKSDSLSSQDSLENEEAAKSAVLQYSEKPLQDLKCPNDPHPVSSAPGPTLVAVKPHFHRLPVDLNYNLPTQKETRASMNNLNKFSADIDVWKHMNTASPKCRQSQESSGSKTSSPAACRVQFMKGILKTLPGETPAESPQVHANAVKPVQFLVCDSIEVARARSRSKAAEYKNASKKLRWLDEEAGVTSGVRPTDAQSQAWADVGVQVSAGVADHSAGVGASPVSSGFVAQSPVPVAGIRGESRTASKHGSPTKGPYGGDQARVSHQLAPPPPEEVPHKDTQRLMTGDARLPSSFSRPAPESSWKASPAFGHPATPGGGGRGRGASYGGKVLDRTPTDSDIYQLCQDVRSAFISAAGQRQDPSLGTPALFVSEKAGTPCCQALTSGRAGNKSGADQNRRPSGSTDKKPPEFFKALSKLPASAV
- the cep126 gene encoding centrosomal protein of 126 kDa isoform X1, which gives rise to MSSLQQERDALLDEQKVNRERARRCVRETNRRCRDLREKQRLWVLQEQRRREEVLQRRRQKFQDVTEHFQRAYLPPSQRPTQCERLTAGRDDPDLEDALGQIRGPVLPSNLDSQTISAPSSRPAGALSESPLRRTPVAVQASVGRREQSPCAGRWQELPKRQERHREHSGQDDNVSRCSKSDSLSSQDSLENEEAAKSAVLQYSEKPLQDLKCPNDPHPVSSAPGPTLVAVKPHFHRLPVDLNYNLPTQKETRASMNNLNKFSADIDVWKHMNTASPKCRQSQESSGSKTSSPAACRVQFMKGILKTLPGETPAESPQVHANAVKPVQFLVCDSIEVARARSRSKAAEYKNASKKLRWLDEEAGVTSGVRPTDAQSQAWADVGVQVSAGVADHSAGVGASPVSSGFVAQSPVPVAGIRGESRTASKHGSPTKGPYGGDQARVSHQLAPPPPEEVPHKDTQRLMTGDARLPSSFSRPAPESSWKASPAFGHPATPGGGGRGRGASYGGKVLDRTPTDSDIYQLCQDVRSAFISAAGQRQDPSLGTPALFVSEKAGTPCCQALTSGRAGNKSGADQNRRPSGSTDKKPPEFFKMTCLHATNPVGPSPKGHFTEQPNKGPVKTASQRRLTDTYSCGPPEERVGKPQRTTSRPHRQQYRRRPPAATSISVEEQRIFQSLDRLNCQLHRKSGLH
- the cep126 gene encoding centrosomal protein of 126 kDa isoform X2, coding for MSSLQQERDALLDEQKVNRERARRCVRETNRRCRDLREKQRLWVLQEQRRREEVLQRRRQKFQDVTEHFQRAYLPPSQRPTQCERLTAGRDDPDLEDALGQIRGPVLPSNLDSQTISAPSSRPAGALSESPLRRTPVAVQASVGRREQSPCAGRWQELPKRQERHREHSGQDDNVSRCSKSDSLSSQDSLENEEAAKSAVLQYSEKPLQDLKCPNDPHPVSSAPGPTLVAVKPHFHRLPVDLNYNLPTQKETRASMNNLNKFSADIDVWKHMNTASPKCRQSQESSGSKTSSPAACRVQFMKGILKTLPGETPAESPQVHANAVKPVQFLVCDSIEVARARSRSKAAEYKNASKKLRWLDEEAGVTSGVRPTDAQSQAWADVGVQVSAGVADHSAGVGASPVSSGFVAQSPVPVAGIRGESRTASKHGSPTKGPYGGDQARVSHQLAPPPPEEVPHKDTQRLMTGDARLPSSFSRPAPESSWKASPAFGHPATPGGGGRGRGASYGGKVLDRTPTDSDIYQLCQDVRSAFISAAGQRQDPSLVVSEKAGTPCCQALTSGRAGNKSGADQNRRPSGSTDKKPPEFFKMTCLHATNPVGPSPKGHFTEQPNKGPVKTASQRRLTDTYSCGPPEERVGKPQRTTSRPHRQQYRRRPPAATSISVEEQRIFQSLDRLNCQLHRKSGLH
- the cep126 gene encoding centrosomal protein of 126 kDa isoform X3, which translates into the protein MSSLQQERDALLDEQKVNRERARRCVRETNRRCRDLREKQRLWVLQEQRRREEVLQRRRQKFQDVTEHFQRAYLPPSQRPTQCERLTAGRDDPDLEDALGQIRGPVLPSNLDSQTISAPSSRPAGALSESPLRRTPVAVQASVGRREQSPCAGRWQELPKRQERHREHSGQDDNVSRCSKSDSLSSQDSLENEEAAKSAVLQYSEKPLQDLKCPNDPHPVSSAPGPTLVAVKPHFHRLPVDLNYNLPTQKETRASMNNLNKFSADIDVWKHMNTASPKCRQSQESSGSKTSSPAACRVQFMKGILKTLPGETPAESPQVHANAVKPVQFLVCDSIEVARARSRSKAAEYKNASKKLRWLDEEAGVTSGVRPTDAQSQAWADVGVQVSAGVADHSAGVGASPVSSGFVAQSPVPVAGIRGESRTASKHGSPTKGPYGGDQARVSHQLAPPPPEEVPHKDTQRLMTGDARLPSSFSRPAPESSWKASPAFGHPATPGGGGRGRGASYGGKVLDRTPTDSDIYQLCQDVRSAFISAAGQRQDPSLGTPALFVSEKAGTPCCQALTSGRAGNKSGADQNRRPSGSTDKKPPEFFKVDTHLKFSFMLVYFCILGGIANVK